A stretch of DNA from Candidatus Pseudomonas phytovorans:
ACTGCATTGCCTCGACCCACCGTGGCCATGGCCACTGCATCGCCAAGGGTGTGGATGTGTACGGCATGATGGCCGAGATCTATGGCAAGAAAACCGGCGTGTGCGGCGGCAAGGGCGGTTCGATGCACATTGCCGACCTGGAAAAAGGCATGCTCGGTGCCAACGGCATCGTCGGTGCCGGCGCACCGCTGGTGGCCGGGGCGGCATTGGCGGCCAAACTCAAGGGCCGTGACGACGTGTCGGTGGCCTTCTTCGGCGATGGTGCTTCCAACGAGGGTGCGGTGTTCGAAGCCATGAACATGGCGTCGATCATGAACCTGCCGTGCATCTTCGTGGCCGAGAACAACGGCTATGCCGAGGCCACCGCCTCTAACTGGTCGGTCGCCTGCGACCACATTGCCGATCGCGCTGCCGGCTTTGGCATGCCGGGCGTCACCATCGACGGTTTCGACTTCTTTGCCGTGTACGAGGCCGCCGGGGCCGCCATCGAGCGCGCCCGCGCCGGGCAAGGGCCGTCGCTGATCGAGGTCAAGCTCAGCCGCTACTACGGCCACTTCGAAGGCGATGCGCAAACCTACCGCGCCCCGGATGAGGTGAAGAACCTGCGCGAATCCCGCGACTGCCTGATGCAGTTCCGCAACAAGACCACCCGCGCCGGCCTGCTCACTGCCGAGCAACTGGACGCCGTCGACGCACGTATCGAGGACCTGATCGAGGACGCCGTGCGCCGCGCCAAGTCCGATCCCAAGCCACAGCCCGCCGACCTGCTCACCGACGTGTACGTCAGCTACCCCTGAGCCGCGGATTACAAGAACAACAGGAGAACCACCATGGCAAGAAAGATCAGCTACCAGCAGGCCATCAACGAAGCACTGGCCCAGGAAATGCGCCGCGACAACACGGTGTTCATCATTGGCGAAGACGTCGCCGGCGGCGCCGGTGCACCCGGCGAGGATGACGCCTGGGGTGGCGTGCTGGGCGTGACCAAGGGCCTGTACCACCAGTTCCCTGGCCGCGTGCTGGACGCACCGCTGTCGGAAATCGGCTACGTCGGCGCCGCTGTCGGGGCCGCCACCCAAGGCCTGCGCCCGGTGTGTGAACTGATGTTCGTCGACTTTGCCGGCTGCTGCCTGGACCAGATCCTCAACCAGGCCGCCAAGTTCCGCTACATGTTTGGCGGCAAGGCGGTTACCCCGCTGGTGATGCGCACCATGTACGGTGCGGGCCTTCGTGCGGCGGCCCAGCACTCGCAGATGCTGACTTCGCTGTGGACGCACATCCCCGGCCTGAAAGTGGTGTGCCCGTCGTCGCCGTACGACGCCAAGGGCCTGTTGATACAGGCAATCCGCGACAACGACCCGGTGATCTTCTGCGAGCACAAGTTGCTGTACAGCATGCAGGGCGAGGTGCCGGAAGAGGTGTACACCGTGCCGTTCGGCGAGGCCAACTTCCTGCGTGATGGTGACGACGTGACCTTGGTCACCTATGGCCGCATGGTCCACGTGGCACTTGAAGCCGCCAACAACCTGGCCCGCCAGGGCGTCGATTGCGAAGTGCTGGACCTGCGCACTACCAGCCCGCTGGACGAAGACAGCATTCTGGAAAGCGTGGAAAAAACCGGCCGCCTGGTGGTGATCGACGAAGCCAACCCGCGCTGCTCGATGGCCACCGACATCAGCGCGCTGGTGGCGCAAAAGGCCTTCAGCGCACTCAAGGGCCCGATCGAAATGGTCACCGCACCGCACACCCCGGTGCCGTTCTCCGACGCACTGGAAGACCTGTACATCCCTGACGCGGCGAAGATCGAGGCGGCCGTGCGCAAGGTGATCGAAGCCGCAAGGAGTGCCGCATGAGCCAGATCCACACGCTGACCATGCCCAAATGGGGCCTGTCGATGACCGAGGGCCGGGTGGACACCTGGCTCAAGCAGGAAGGTGACGTAATCAACAAGGGCGACGAAGTGCTGGACGTCGAGACCGACAAGATCAGCAGCAGCGTCGAAGCCCCGTTCAGTGGTGTCCTGCGCCGTCAGGTGGCCAGGCCGGATGAAACCCTGCCGGTCGGCGCGCTGCTGGCAGTGGTGGTGGAAGGCGAAGCTGAGGAATCCGAGATTGATGCGGTGGTACAGCGCTTCCAGGCCGAGTTCGTCGCCGAAGGGGGCGCCGATCAGGCCCAGGGGCCGGCCCCGCAAAAAGCCGAGGTTGGCGGCCGCTTGCTGCGCTGGTTCGAATTGGGTGAAGGCGGCACGCCACTGCTCCTGGTGCACGGTTTTGGTGGAGACCTCAACAACTGGCTGTTCAACCACCCGGCGCTGGCCGCCGAACGCCGTGTGATAGCCCTGGACCTGCCGGGGCACGGCGAGTCGGCCAAAGCGCTGCAACGTGGCGACCTGGATGAGCTGAGCGAAACCGTGCTGGCCCTGCTCGACCACCTGGACATCCCCAAGGCCCACCTGGCGGGCCATTCCATGGGCGGCGCGGTAAGCCTCAACGTGGCACGCCTGGCGCCGCAGCGGGTGGCGAGCCTGAGCCTGGTGGCCAGCGCCGGTCTGGGCGAAGCGATCAACGGGCAGTACCTGCAAGGTTTCGTCACCGCCGCCAACCGCAATGCGCTCAAACCGCAGATGGTGCAATTGTTTGCCGACCCGGCGCTGGTGACCCGGCAAATGCTGGAAGACATGCTCAAGTTCAAGCGCCTGGAAGGTGTTGGTGACGCACTGCACCAACTGGCATCGGCCATCGCCGATGGCGACCGGCAGCGCCACGACCTGCGCGGGGTGTTGGGGCAGCATCCGGCACTGGTGGTGTGGGGCGGCAAGGACGCGATTATTCCGGCCAGCCATGCGCAAGGGCTGGAGGCAGAAGTGCTGGTGCTGCCGGAGGCCGGCCACATGGTGCAGATGGAGGCGGCCGAACAGGTCAACCAGCAATTACTTGCGTTCCTGCGCAAGCACTAAGCCCTTTGCGTGAGCCTGGAGAACAACAATGAATGACCTGAGCCACACCCATATGCGCGCCGCCGTCTGGCATGGCCGCAACGACATTCGCGTCGAACAGGTGCCTTTGCCAGCCGACCCTGCGCCGGGCTGGGTACAGATCAAGGTGGACTGGTGCGGCATATGCGGCTCCGACCTGCACGAGTACGTCGCCGGCCCGGTATTCATCCCGGTAGAGGCGCCACACCCACTGACCGGCATCCAGGGCCAGTGCATCCTCGGCCACGAATTCTGCGGCCAGATCGCCAAGCTGGGCGAAGGCGTGGAAGGGTTTGCAATCGGTGACCCAGTGGCTGCGGACGCCTGCCAACATTGCGGCACCTGCTACTACTGTACCCACGGTCTGTACAACATCTGCGAACGTCTGGCCTTCACCGGCCTGATGAACAACGGCGCCTTCGCCGAATTGGTCAATGTGCCTGCCAACTTGCTGTACCGCTTGCCGGCAGGCTTCCCGGCGGAGGCCGGTGCGCTGATCGAGCCACTGGCGGTGGGCATGCATGCGGTGAAGAAAGCCGGCAGTTTGCTGGGCCAGACCGTGGTGGTGGTGGGCGCCGGCACGATCGGCCTGTGCACCATCATGTGCGCCAAAGCTGCGGGCGCGTCCCAGGTCATTGCGCTTGAGATGTCCTCGGCGCGTAAGGCCAAAGCCAAGGAAGTGGGCGCCAGCGTGGTGCTCGACCCCAGCCAGTGCGACGCCCTGGCCGAAATCCGCGCACTGACCGCCGGGCTGGGGGCGGATGTGAGCTTTGAGTGTATTGGCAACAAGCACACGGCCAAGCTGGCCATCGACACCATCCGCAAGGCAGGCAAATGCGTGCTGGTGGGTATTTTCGAAGAGCCTAGCGAATTCAACTTCTTCGAACTGGTGTCCACCGAGAAGCAGGTGCTGGGAGCATTGGCCTACAACGGCGAGTTTGCCGATGTGATCGCCTTCATTGCCGATGGGCGGCTGGACATTCGTCCGCTGGTGACCGGGCGGATCGGGCTGGAGCAGATTGTCGAGCTGGGCTTCGAGGAACTGGTGAACAACAAAGAGGAGAACGTGAAGATCATCGTGTCGCCGGGCGGGCGCTAATCTCACCTCAAAAAGCAACGCGGACCCTGTGGGAGCGGGCGTGCCCGCGAAGCAGGCGACTCGGTGGATGGCACCGGCTTCGCCGGTGTTCGCGGGCACGCCCGCTCCCACAAAGAAGCGCGCGGGCAAGATCCATCCGCTTATGCCATATCTGTCTCAGCCCCACATTCTGCGTCATACTCGGCAGACCTATTGCCCGGTCCTCGCCATGCGTCCACTGCTCCCCATTACCCTGGTCCTGCTGCTCGCCGCCTGTGGCGATGGCGAATCGCTGCTACCGCCAGACGCACGCCTGCCCGACGGCGGGCGTTACCGGGGGCAGGTGGTCGATGGCCTGCTGCAGGGCGAGGGCCGTATCGACTACCCCAACGGCAGCTGGTACGCCGGGGGCTTCAAGGACGGGCAGTGGCATGGCCAGGGCGAATGGCATGGCCAGAACGGCGAGGTGTACCGGGGGCAGTTCGCCGAGGGGCTGTTCCAGGGGCTGGGCGACCTGACCACCCCGGGCAGCCACTACGGCGGCACCTTCAAGCACGGACGGCGCGACGGCGAAGGCACGCTCAAGCAAGCCGACCAGACCTACCGCGGCCAGTTCAAGGACGACCTGTATGAAGGCGCAGGCGAACTGGAACTGGCCGACGGCAGCCGCTACCAGGGCCTGTTCGCCAAGGGCAAGCCCAACGGCGCCGGGGTACGCAGCGATGCCAGCGGCAACCAGTTCAGTGGGCGCTTCG
This window harbors:
- a CDS encoding thiamine pyrophosphate-dependent dehydrogenase E1 component subunit alpha, translated to MSNQLSTEQLLHAYEVMRTIRAFEERLHVEFATGEIPGFVHLYAGEEASAAGVMAHLRDSDCIASTHRGHGHCIAKGVDVYGMMAEIYGKKTGVCGGKGGSMHIADLEKGMLGANGIVGAGAPLVAGAALAAKLKGRDDVSVAFFGDGASNEGAVFEAMNMASIMNLPCIFVAENNGYAEATASNWSVACDHIADRAAGFGMPGVTIDGFDFFAVYEAAGAAIERARAGQGPSLIEVKLSRYYGHFEGDAQTYRAPDEVKNLRESRDCLMQFRNKTTRAGLLTAEQLDAVDARIEDLIEDAVRRAKSDPKPQPADLLTDVYVSYP
- a CDS encoding 2,3-butanediol dehydrogenase, encoding MRAAVWHGRNDIRVEQVPLPADPAPGWVQIKVDWCGICGSDLHEYVAGPVFIPVEAPHPLTGIQGQCILGHEFCGQIAKLGEGVEGFAIGDPVAADACQHCGTCYYCTHGLYNICERLAFTGLMNNGAFAELVNVPANLLYRLPAGFPAEAGALIEPLAVGMHAVKKAGSLLGQTVVVVGAGTIGLCTIMCAKAAGASQVIALEMSSARKAKAKEVGASVVLDPSQCDALAEIRALTAGLGADVSFECIGNKHTAKLAIDTIRKAGKCVLVGIFEEPSEFNFFELVSTEKQVLGALAYNGEFADVIAFIADGRLDIRPLVTGRIGLEQIVELGFEELVNNKEENVKIIVSPGGR
- a CDS encoding alpha-ketoacid dehydrogenase subunit beta gives rise to the protein MARKISYQQAINEALAQEMRRDNTVFIIGEDVAGGAGAPGEDDAWGGVLGVTKGLYHQFPGRVLDAPLSEIGYVGAAVGAATQGLRPVCELMFVDFAGCCLDQILNQAAKFRYMFGGKAVTPLVMRTMYGAGLRAAAQHSQMLTSLWTHIPGLKVVCPSSPYDAKGLLIQAIRDNDPVIFCEHKLLYSMQGEVPEEVYTVPFGEANFLRDGDDVTLVTYGRMVHVALEAANNLARQGVDCEVLDLRTTSPLDEDSILESVEKTGRLVVIDEANPRCSMATDISALVAQKAFSALKGPIEMVTAPHTPVPFSDALEDLYIPDAAKIEAAVRKVIEAARSAA
- a CDS encoding acetoin dehydrogenase dihydrolipoyllysine-residue acetyltransferase subunit: MSQIHTLTMPKWGLSMTEGRVDTWLKQEGDVINKGDEVLDVETDKISSSVEAPFSGVLRRQVARPDETLPVGALLAVVVEGEAEESEIDAVVQRFQAEFVAEGGADQAQGPAPQKAEVGGRLLRWFELGEGGTPLLLVHGFGGDLNNWLFNHPALAAERRVIALDLPGHGESAKALQRGDLDELSETVLALLDHLDIPKAHLAGHSMGGAVSLNVARLAPQRVASLSLVASAGLGEAINGQYLQGFVTAANRNALKPQMVQLFADPALVTRQMLEDMLKFKRLEGVGDALHQLASAIADGDRQRHDLRGVLGQHPALVVWGGKDAIIPASHAQGLEAEVLVLPEAGHMVQMEAAEQVNQQLLAFLRKH